In a single window of the Raphanus sativus cultivar WK10039 unplaced genomic scaffold, ASM80110v3 Scaffold1376, whole genome shotgun sequence genome:
- the LOC130504142 gene encoding uncharacterized protein LOC130504142: protein MSANKVFHLISDLKPYKDKWRVQVKLIHSWIQNPPYADDSLEMVLADITVNKIQCSCKRSYIKRVQRSLPLGKWKVIENMKISGTGGKFKPTKLSYKMNIINDTVFTDSNHNDDSSFLALSSFEEILGGSLDTHCLIEILGQATEIGGVQIIQVQNEDRKRIQFRLRDNSGHELACCLWGSYAERIEEHLEKANGQVQITNAFAASLLDLNPTMHEAMEFKEKLKDGVLPLAVVDPNDAKPAIDDWDDVGIIMISELHETTQLENVKIVCSIEAIDTDWAWYYLHVFPKFKLHLIAEDDIGKCKLVVLGTIAQELIGFQAPDLWDGSYDDIEDPEILPQPIIDLVVKSFCFGIESSENGSESYTVSKVWSGDIIQKIETGSEPVSLIEGGSSSMSSGGVLLLDGDSHTSSVDCATPYSKRKESDNDLPDITSTSKKICTATIKTENPKTD, encoded by the exons ATGTCTGCTAATAAAGTTTTCCATTTGATCAGCGATCTCAAGCCATATAAGGATAAGTGGCGTGTTCAAGTGAAACTAATTCACTCATGGATACAAAACCCACCTTATGCTGATGACAGCTTAGAAATGGTTTTAGCTGATATCACT GTTAATAAAATTCAATGCTCATGCAAGAGATCTTACATCAAGCGTGTTCAACGTAGCCTTCCTCTTGGGAAATGGAAGGTTATTGAGAACATGAAGATTAGTGGAACCGGTGGCAAGTTCAAGCCAACCAAATTGAGCTATAAGATGAATATCATTAACGATACTGTTTTCACAGACTCAAATCATAATGATGATAGCAGCTTCTTGGCTCTATCGAGTTTTGAAGAAATTTTGGGTGGAAGTCTTGATACTCACTGTCTAATTG AAATCTTAGGGCAAGCAACAGAGATTGGTGGAGTTCAGATCATCCAAGTCCAAAATGAGGATCGAAAAAGGATTCAGTTTCGCTTACGAGACAACAG TGGCCATGAATTGGCGTGTTGTTTGTGGGGATCTTATGCTGAAAGGATTGAAGAACATCTTGAAAAAGCAAATG GTCAAGTTCAAATAACAAATGCATTTGCTGCCTCTCTATTGGATCTGAATCCAACAATGCATGAGGCTATGGAGTTCAAAGAAAA GCTCAAAGATGGAGTACTTCCTCTTGCTGTTGTTGACCCAAACGATGCAAAACCAGCCATTGATGATTGGGATGATGTAGGTATCATCATGATTTCGGAGTTACATGAGACTACCCag CTCGAGAATGTTAAGATCGTTTGTTCAATTGAAGCAATTGATACTGATTGGGCCTGGTACTATTTGCAT GTGTTCCCAAA ATTCAAACTGCATTTGATTGCTGAAGATGATATCGGAAAATGTAAACTGGTGGTGCTTGGCACTATTGCTCAGGAACTCATTGGTTTTCAGGCGCCTGACCTTTGGGACGGTTCTTATGATGAT ATCGAAGATCCTGAAATTTTGCCTCAACCAATAATCGATTTGGTTGTCAAATCTTTCTGTTTTGGAATTGAATCTTCTGAAAACGGATCCGAGAGCTATACGGTTTCTAAGGTCTGGTCTGGAGATATTATTCAGAAAATTGAAACTGGATCTGAGCCAGTGTCCCTTATAGAAGGTGGTTCATCCAGTATGTCTTCTGGTGGG GTTCTGTTGTTGGATGGTGACAGTCATACATCCTCAGTAGATTGTGCAACTCCATACTCAAAAAGAAAGGAAAGTGACAATGATCTTCCAGACATAACATCTACGTCGAAGAAGATCTGCACTGCCACAATCAAGACTGAAAACCCTAAGACTGATTAG